The window CAGATTAAACTTTCGAAATATGATATCCTCCTTTATTAAATCTTTTACAATTGAACACCGGCTGTTATACTTTTTCAAATAATTTGTTTTCCAGTACATCGGAAGAGAAAGAAGTTCCTCATTATTATATATGCCCTTTACTGCAGTTTCCAGTACTTTTTGTGATATATCTGTAGCTAGGATTTGGGTATCCCAATTTACTTTTTCATTTCCAAAACAGTCACGATTTATCATTGCCAAAGTGTAGGGCTCCTCACCCGTAGAGCATCCTGCACTCCATATTCTTAAATCTCTGCTTTTTACATTCCTCACCAAATATGGCAGTATCTTGTTTTTGTAATATTCAAAGTGTTCAGCTTCTCTCATAAAAAATGTATGATTTGTTGTAATCCTGTCAATTAATACTTGTTCTGAATTCTCTGTTCTGTCACTGATAACATGGGTGAAATAATCAGTGAAGTTGTCAATATCAAGGGAATTTAAGACATTTTGGAGTCTTCCCATTACAAGAACCTGTTTCTCCGGCCTCAGATTGATGCCATATTTATATTCAATATACTCCGATAACTGTTTAAATTCCTTTTCTGTAATAGAAATCATTAAAACTTTCCCACCAGACCATAATTTTTAATATTTGCCAAAATCTTTGTCGTTTAAGTCGATTGTTTTAGTTCTTACATTCCGTGTGGTATTTTTGCTTTTGTCACTCATTTTATTAAGAATTTTTAAAATGTCAGGGTTAATTTCCCCATCTCCTTTATAGTTATCTGTTGAACGTACAGCCTTCTTCAATGTAAATCTTTCCACCTGTTCGCTCAAAACCTCTGCCTGACTGGAAAGCTCCTCACTTGCAGCAGCGCTTTCCTCAGAGGTTGCCGAGTTAGCCTGAATTACCTGAGACACCTGCATAATACCCTGATTTATTTGTTCAATTCCGGCTGCCTGCTCATTTGATGCTTCAGCAATATTACCTACAAGATCCGCAGCCTTTGCAACACCATCCACAATCAGCCCCAATGCTTCTGCCGTCTCATTTGCTATTTTTGTTCCCCCTTCTACCTTACGTATTGAACCCTCAATCATATCGGTAGTTTCCTTTGCGGCATTTGCTGAACGAGCAGCCAGATTTCTGACCTCCTCTGCAACTACAGCAAAACCTTTTCCGTGCTGTCCTGCTCTAGCTGCTTCTACTGCCGCATTAAGGGCAAGTATATTTGTCTGAAATGCAATCTCATCTATTACCTTGATTATCTTTGAAATATTACTTGATGAATCATTAATGTCATCCATTGCATTTAGCATTTCCTTCATATGCTTATTGCCATTTAAGGCAATTGTTTTTACATTTTCCGCAAGACTGCTGGCTTGTGCTGCATTTTCAGCATTTAATCTTGTTTGTGTTGATATTTCTTCAAGGGAGGCAGTTAACTCTTCTATGGAGCTGGCCTGTTCAGTTGCACCCTGAGAAAGTTCCACACTTGAATCAGATACCTGTCTGGAGCCTGCGGATACCTGTTCGGCAGCTGAACTGATGCTTGATATTACATCATTCAAATTATCCGACATCCTTTTAAAAGCTGATGCAAGCATTCCTATCTCATCTCTGGAATTTTGCTTAACATCCACATTCAAATCACCATCTGCAATTTTTTCAGCAGCAATAACAAGCCTGTTTACCGGTACACTAATTATTCTGGAAATAAAGATTCCCAGAATTACTGCTGCAATCACGGCTATCACCACAACAGCAAGCATCATGTAAACTGTATTGTTAGTATCTCCGGCATATTCATCTGCTCTCTGCACTCCACCGGTTTGCTTTAGGTCAAATAATTCATCTATGTACTGTTTTGCTAATTTTGCAGGTTCTGCTCCTTCTTTATAGAATAGAGCCCGAGCTTCATCATTCTGTCCTGCAATTGACATATTAATTACTCTGTCTCTGATTTCATTGTACTTGTTCAGATTCTCATTAAGTGCTGTATATACTTTTTGTCCGTCCTCAGTCTTCAATGAATTGTACAGGGCTTTAAGGTTTTTTTGAATATCTGTGTCCAAATCCTTAATCAGATTGTTATAGTTTTTCCTGTCTTCTGCACTATCACTAAGCAATATATCTCTGGTTGCTGCCCGTATACTGTTAAAGTCTGTACTTGCCTTTCCTATATTGGCGGTTGCTATACCGAAGTTTTCATAAAGCTCTGTATAGTTTTTATTTACCTGTTTGATATTGAATATACCTACTATTCCAACTACTCCCGCTAACAGTGCCACAATTACAAATGTTGATACAAGCTTTGCTCCTATTTTTAAGTTGTTAAACCATTTCATAGTGAAAGGCCCCCTAATTATTAAAATTA of the Ruminiclostridium papyrosolvens DSM 2782 genome contains:
- a CDS encoding CheR family methyltransferase; translated protein: MISITEKEFKQLSEYIEYKYGINLRPEKQVLVMGRLQNVLNSLDIDNFTDYFTHVISDRTENSEQVLIDRITTNHTFFMREAEHFEYYKNKILPYLVRNVKSRDLRIWSAGCSTGEEPYTLAMINRDCFGNEKVNWDTQILATDISQKVLETAVKGIYNNEELLSLPMYWKTNYLKKYNSRCSIVKDLIKEDIIFRKFNLMDNFPFRKKLHVIFCRNVMIYFDNITKNTLIKKFYDILEYGGYLFIGHSESISREKTGFRYIMPSLYIKG
- a CDS encoding methyl-accepting chemotaxis protein; protein product: MKWFNNLKIGAKLVSTFVIVALLAGVVGIVGIFNIKQVNKNYTELYENFGIATANIGKASTDFNSIRAATRDILLSDSAEDRKNYNNLIKDLDTDIQKNLKALYNSLKTEDGQKVYTALNENLNKYNEIRDRVINMSIAGQNDEARALFYKEGAEPAKLAKQYIDELFDLKQTGGVQRADEYAGDTNNTVYMMLAVVVIAVIAAVILGIFISRIISVPVNRLVIAAEKIADGDLNVDVKQNSRDEIGMLASAFKRMSDNLNDVISSISSAAEQVSAGSRQVSDSSVELSQGATEQASSIEELTASLEEISTQTRLNAENAAQASSLAENVKTIALNGNKHMKEMLNAMDDINDSSSNISKIIKVIDEIAFQTNILALNAAVEAARAGQHGKGFAVVAEEVRNLAARSANAAKETTDMIEGSIRKVEGGTKIANETAEALGLIVDGVAKAADLVGNIAEASNEQAAGIEQINQGIMQVSQVIQANSATSEESAAASEELSSQAEVLSEQVERFTLKKAVRSTDNYKGDGEINPDILKILNKMSDKSKNTTRNVRTKTIDLNDKDFGKY